One window of the Triticum dicoccoides isolate Atlit2015 ecotype Zavitan chromosome 3B, WEW_v2.0, whole genome shotgun sequence genome contains the following:
- the LOC119275706 gene encoding shaggy-related protein kinase alpha-like, producing MASVGVAPSGHKNSSGTSMVAEKLPDQMNDLKIRDDKEVEATIINGKGTETGHIIVTTTGGKNGQPKQTVSYMAERIVGQGSFGIVFQAKCLETGETVAIKKVLQDKRYKNRELQTMRLLDHPNVVALKHCFFSTTEKDELYLNLVLEYVPETVHRVVKHYNKMNQRMPLIYVKLYTYQICRALAYIHGSIGVCHRDIKPQNLLVNPHTHQLKLCDFGSAKVLVKGEPNISYICSRYYRAPELIFGATEYTTAIDIWSAGCVLAELMLGQPLFPGESGVDQLVEIIKVLGTPTREEIKCMNPNYTEFKFPQIKAHPWHKVFHKRMPPEAVDLVSRLLQYSPNLRCTAVEALVHPFFDELRDPGTRLPNGRFLPPLFNFKPNELKGIPADVAAKLIPEHARKQSPHA from the exons ATGGCTTCAGTAGGCGTTGCTCCCTCTGGGCACAAGAACAGCAGCGGCACCAGCATGGTTGCTGAGAAGCTACCAGATCAGATGAACGATTTGAAGATAAGAGATGATAAG GAAGTGGAAGCTACTATTATTAATGGCAAGGGAACAGAGACTGGACACATAATTGTCACAACTACTGGTGGCAAAAATGGTCAGCCGAAACAG ACCGTGAGCTACATGGCTGAGCGGATTGTTGGTCAAGGTTCATTTGGTATTGTATTCCAG GCTAAATGTTTGGAGACAGGGGAAACTGTTGCCATTAAGAAGGTCCTTCAGGATAAGCGCTACAAGAACCGTGAGCTACAGACCATGCGCCTGCTTGACCACCCAAATGTTGTAGCTCTGAAGCATTGTTTCTTTTCTACAACTGAGAAGGATGAACTGTATCTAAACTTGGTTCTTGAGTATGTGCCTGAGACTGTCCATCGTGTTGTCAAGCATTACAACAAGATGAACCAGCGCATGCCACTAATCTATGTTAAGCTGTATACGTACCAG ATATGTAGGGCTCTGGCTTACATTCATGGCAGCATTGGAGTTTGCCACAGGGATATCAAGCCGCAAAATCTTCTG GTAAACCCACACACTCACCAGCTGAAACTGTGTGACTTTGGGAGTGCAAAAGTTCTTGTTAAGGGAGAACCGAACATATCGTACATTTGTTCCCGATACTATAGGGCTCCAGAGCTCATATTTGGTGCTACCGAGTACACTACAGCCATTGACATTTGGTCTGCTGGATGTGTTCTTGCTGAGCTTATGCTAGGGCAG CCTCTGTTTCCTGGTGAAAGTGGTGTGGACCAGCTTGTTGAAATCATCAAG GTCCTTGGTACTCCTACAAGGGAAGAAATTAAATGCATGAACCCCAATTATACGGAGTTCAAATTCCCACAGATTAAAGCACACCCATGGCACAAG GTATTCCATAAAAGGATGCCACCTGAAGCTGTTGATCTAGTCTCTCGGCTCCTCCAGTACTCGCCCAACCTAAGATGCACTGCT GTGGAGGCACTTGTTCACCCCTTCTTTGATGAGCTTCGGGACCCGGGTACCCGCCTTCCGAATGGCCGCTTTCTGCCTCCTCTTTTTAACTTCAAGCCTAACG AACTGAAAGGAATCCCAGCGGATGTTGCGGCAAAATTGATCCCAGAACACGCGAGAAAGCAGAGCCCCCATGCATGA